The Phaeacidiphilus oryzae TH49 region TGCACGGCGATGTCCCGCTCCTCCCCGGTCAGGCCCTCGGCGGCCAGGGTGCGGAGCACCTGCCAGGCGTCGGCGAGCGCCGGGGCGGTGGAGGGGGTGTCCACCGAGCCGGAGATGCCGAGCAGCGCGCGGCCCTGCCCCTCGGCGCCCGACCGCAGCGGCTGGGCGAAGGCCCGGACACCGTAGGTATAGCCCTTCTCCTCGCGCAGCACCCGGTCCAGGCGGGAGGTGAGGGTGCCGCCCAGGGCGTAGGTGCCGAGGACCTGGGCCGGCCACTCGGGGGCGTGCCGGTCCGGGCCGAGCCGGCCGATCAGCAGCTGGGTCTGGACCGCGCCGGGGCGGTCGACGATCACCACCCGGCCGCGCTCTCCGGGGTCCGCGGCCCGCACCGGGGCGGGGACGCCGGGCTCGGCCGAGTCGCCCTGCCAGGCGCCGAGGGTGCGCTCCAGGATGCCGTCCACGTCGCCGGCCGCCGTCAGGTCTCCGACGATCACGGCGGTGGCGGTGGCCGGCCGGACGTGTGCCCGGTAGAACGCGCGGACGGCCTCGGCGTCGATCCGCTCGACGGTCTCGGCGGCGCCGGCCCGCGGCCGGGAGATCCGGTCGTCGGCCGGGAACAGCTCGGCGTAGAGGGCGATGGCGGCCCGGCGGGCCGGGTTGGCGCGCTCGTGCTGGATCTCGTCCAGGCGGTTGGCGACCACCCGCTCGACCTCGGCGTCCGGGAAGGCCGGGGCCCGTACGGCGTCCGCGAGCAGCGAGAGGCCGCGCTCCAGACGGGAGTTGGGGACCTCCAGGGAGAGCGAGACCACGGTGTGGTCGGCGTGGGCGTCCAGGGTGGCGCCGGCCCGCTCCAGCTCGGCGGCGAACGCCTCGGCGTCCAGGGTGTCGGTGCCCTCGCTGAAGGACCGCGCCATGATGGTGGCGACGCCCTCCTGCTCCCGCGGCTCGGCGGTGAGCGGGGCGTCCAGCACCAGCTCGACGGCGACCAGCTGCTGGCCGGGGCGGTGGCAGCGGAGGACGGTGAGGCCGTTGGGCAGGGCGCCGCGCGCGGGGGTGGGGAAGGCCCAGGGGGTGGCGGGGCCGGGCTCCGGACGCTCGTGGAAGGTCATCTCGGTGAGCGGCGCGCCGCCGGCCGACGGGGTGCCTTCGGTCTGGCTGGTCGTCACGCGGCGTCTCCCTTGCTGCCTTCGGTCTTGCTGCCGTCGGTGTCGATCCCGCCGGTGTCGGTCCCGTCGGTGTCGATCCCGTCGGTGTCGGTGTCGTCGGGCGTGTCGCCCTCGGGGCCGTCCTCTTCCTCGCCCGGCTCGTACGTCAGCACCGCGCGGTTGTCGCGGACCAGATGGCGGGCGGCGGCCTCGCGGACCTCCTCGGCGGTGATCTCCAGCAGCCGGCCGACGGCGGTGTCCACCAGCCCGGGGTCGCCGAAGAGGACGGCGTAGCGGGCGAGTTCGTCGGCCCGGCCGGCGACCGTGTCCAGCCGGTCCAGCCACTCGCGCTCCAGCTGGGCCTGGGCGCGTTCCAGCTCCTCCTCCGTCGGTCCCTCGGCGGCGAAGCGGGCCAGCTCCTCCTCGACGGCGGCCTCGATCTCGTCGGTGCCGGCGTCTCCGGAGGTCTTCACGTCCAGCCAGCCCAGCGAGGGCGCGCCGGCCAGCCGGAGCAGGCCGAAGCCGGCCGTGACGGCGGTGCGGTCGCGGCGGACCAGGCGGTTGTAGAGCCGGCTGGACTCGCCGGCGCCGAGGACGGTGAGCGCCACGTCGGCGGCGTCCGCCTCCCGCCCGCCGTCCTGCGGCAGCAGATACGCGGCCATCAGGGCGCGGGCCGGCACGTCGGCGACCACGTGCTCGCGGCGCTCGCCGCTGAGGGTGCCGTGCGGGATGGCGCCGGAGCGCGGCTCGGGCTTGCCGTCGTGGCCGGGGATCGAACCGAAGTACTTCTCCACCCAGGCGAGGGCCTGCTCCGGGTCGATGTCGCCGACCACGGCGAGCACCGCGTTGTTCGGGGCGTAGTAGGTGCGGAAGAAGGCCTGGGCGTCCTGGAGGGTGGCCGCGTCGAGGTCGGCCATCGAGCCGATCGGGGTGTGGTGGTACGGGTGGCCCTCGGGGAAGGCCATGCCGACCAGGCGCTCCAGCGCGGTGCCGTAGGGCACGTTGTCGTAGCGCTGGCGGCGCTCGTTCTTGACCACGTCCCGCTGGTTGTCCAGGGAGGCCTGGTCCAGGGCGGTGAGGAGGGAGCCCATCCGGTCCGCCTCCAGCCAGAGGGCGAGCTCCAGCTGATGGGCCGGCAGGGTCTCGAAGTAGTTGGTGCGTTCGAAGCTGGTGGTGCCGTTCGGCGAGCCGCCGGCCGCCTGGACCAGCTCGAAGTGGCCGTTGCCCGGCACCGACTTGGACCCCTGGAACATCAGGTGCTCGAAGAGGTGGGCGAGCCCGGTGCGACCCGCCGCCTCGTGCCGGGAGCCTACGTCGTACCAGAGGCACACCGCGGCGACGGGGGTGCGATGGTCCTCGGAGAGCACCACGCGCAGTCCGTTGCGCAGGCGGTGCTGAGAGATGGTGGGGCCTCCGGTGCCGGAGGCGGGGGCCGGGTTGGCCATCCGCGTGTCGTCCTTCCGATCGGGCTCCGTGAAGGCTCCATTGTGCTGCACCGGCGCGGGCGCCGGGCGGCGGGAAACGGCGGGGACGGGCGGCGAGCCGGGCGGCGGAGGCGGGCAGCGGGGGCGGGGGCTCGCCGCCCGGCCGAGGCGAAGCCGCCGCGGGGCCGCGCGGGGCTGCCGCAGGGCCGCGCGGGGCCGCCGCAGGGCCGCACCCGGCCGCCGCAGAGCCGCGCGCGGCCCGCGTACGGTGGCGCCGGAGGAGCTCCGGGAAAGCTCCCGGAGACCCGCGGGGGGCGCCGATCGACCCGACGGGTGGGGTTGCGGGCCGGGTTGTCGGTGGTTGGGGCCACAATGGGGGGCCGAAAGGTACGGTCGGTCCGCCCAGCCGATCCGGTCAGCCCACCCCGAGACGACCCCGAGATAGAGGAGCCCAACCCGCGATGGCCCGCCGCAGTTCGCAGTCCCCGCCGCCGGAGGACTTCGAGGAGCGCATTCTCGACGTCGACGTCGTCGACGAGATGCAGGGCTCCTATCTGGAGTACGCCTACTCGGTGATCTACGCCCGCGCGCTGCCCGACGCGCGGGACGGGCTCAAGCCCGTCCACCGCCGAATCCTGTACCAGGCCGGGGAGATGGGCCTGCGGCCGGACCGCGCCCACGTCAAGTCGGCCCGCGTGGTCGGCGAGGTGATGGGCCGTCTGCACCCGCACGGCGACCAGGCGATCTACGACTCGCTGGTCCGCCTCGCCCAGCCGTTCTCCATGCGGCTGCCGCTGATCGACGGCCACGGCAACTTCGGCTCGCTGGGCAACGACGACCCGCCGGCCGCGATGCGGTACACCGAGTCCCGGCTGACCGCCGCCGCGCTGGCGATGACCGACTCCATCGACGAGGGCACGGTCGACTGGGCGCCGAACTACGACGGCAGCGAGCAGGAGCCGCTGGTCCTCCCGGCGGCCTTCCCGAACCTGCTGGTCAACGGCGCGTCCGGGATCGCGGTCGGGATGGCGACCAATATGCCGCCGCACAACCTCGGCGAGGTGGTGGCCGCCGCCCGGCATCTGGTGAAGCACCCGAACGCCGACCTGTCCACGCTGATGAAGTTCGTGCCGGGCCCCGACCTGCCGACCGGCGGCCGGATCGTCGGCCTCGGCGGGATCCAGGACGCGTACGAGACCGGGCGCGGCACCTTCAAGATCCGGGCGACCGCGACCATCGAGAACGTCACGGCCCGGCGCAAGGGCATCGTGATCACCGAGCTCCCGTACAACGTGGGGCCGGAGAAGGTGATCTCGAAGATCAAGGACCTGGTCGGCTCGAAGAAGCTGCAGGGCATCGCGGACGTCAAGGACCTCACCGACCGGGCGCACGGGCTGCGCCTGGTGATCGAGGTGAAGAACGGCTTCGTCCCCGAGGCCCTGCTGGAGCAGCTGTACAAGCTGACCCCGCTGGAGGAGTCCTTCGGCATCAACAACGTCGCCCTGGTCGACGGGCAGCCGCTGACCCTGGGCCTCAAGGAGATGCTCGAGGTCTACGTCGACCACCGCTTCGACGTGGTGCGGCGGCGCAGCGAGTTCCGCCGCACCAAGCGGCAGGAGCGGCTGCACCTGGTGGACGGCCTGCTGGTCGCGCTGCTCGACATCGACGAGGTCATCCGGCTGATCCGGGAGAGCGACAACTCGGCGGACGCCAAGCGGCGGCTGATGGAGCGGTTCGGTCTGACGGACGTCCAGACCCAGTACATCCTGGACACCCCGCTGCGCCGGCTGACCCGCTTCGACCGGATCGAGCTGGAGTCGGAGCAGGAGCGGCTGCGGGCGGAGATCGCTGCGCTGACCGAGATCCTGGAGTCCGACCAGGTGCTGCGGAAGACCGTCTCGGACGAACTCGCGGCCGTGGCCAAGCAGTTCGGGACGCCGCGGCGGACCGTGCTGGACGACGGCTCGGGCACCGCGCCCGCGCCGATCACGCCGGCCGATCTCCAGGTGGCGGACGACCCCTGCCGGGTGCTGCTCTCCTCGACCGGCCTGCTGGCGCGGACGGCGAGCACGGAGGCCGGGGAGGGCGGCGGCAAGCGCGCCAAGCACGACGCCGTCGTCTCCGCGGTGCCGGCCACGACGCGGGGCGAGATCGCCGCGGTGACCACGGCCGGGCGGGCGATCCGGCTCACCGTGGTCGACCTGCCGCAGCTGCCGGAGACCAGCGCGGCGCCGAACCTGGCGGGTGGGGCGCCGATCTCCGAGTTCGTGGAACTCGCCGCCGGCGAGCGGGTGCTCTGCCTCACCACCCTGGACGAGTCCTCGCCCGGCCTGGCCCTGGGCACCCGCCAGGGCGTGGTGAAGCGGGTGGTCCCGGACTGGCCGGCCAACAAGGACGAGTACGAGGTCGTCTCGCTCAAGGACGGCGACGAGATCGTCGGCGCGATGGAGCTGCGCACCGGCGAGGAGGACCTGGTCTTCATCACCTCCGAGGCGCAGCTGCTGCGCTTCCCCGCCTCCTCGGTGCGCCCGCAGGGGCGCCCGGCGGGCGGCATGGCCGGGATCAAGCTCGGTCCGGACGCGAAGGTGATCTCCTTCGCCGCGGTCGACCCGACGCAGGAGGCCCTGGTGGTCACGGTCGCCGGCACCGCGGACGGCACCCTGGACGGCCTGGGCGGCACGGCCAAGGCGACGCCCTTCGACCAGTACCCGCGCAAGGGGCGGGCGACCGGCGGGGTGCGCTGCCAGCGCTTCCTGAAGGGTGAGGACCGCCTGGTCTTCGCCTGGTCCGGCCCCACCCCGGCGTACGCCGCCACCTCCACCGGCGCCCCCGCCGAACTCCCCGGCCGGGACCCCCGCCGAGACGGCTCCGGCGTCCCCATCGCCAAGCCGATCGCGGCGGTGGCGGGGCCGGCGTAGCGGCGGACCGCATACCGGCAAGTCCCCACATAACCACCTCAATCGCGGTGGGGATGTGGGGACTTGGCGTAATGGTGCCGTTTTCGACGGAGGCCGGTCGGGAATGACCGCTATGGGTCGGCAGCGGGGCCTCTCGGGCCAGGCTTCCGCTCTTCCGGCCTTCCCCCTCGCCCGGACCGACCGACCGACGACGTTCGGCGTCACCGGGCCAGGGCTTCGGCCAACCCGCCGCCAGGCGGCCGTCCGGCCCACAGCCGAGAACGGGGGTTCCGGCAATGGCCATGAGCGAAGAGGGCGCGACGGGCGCCGAGCACAGCAGGACAGCCGACGTCAGCAGCCACTTCTCGTTGCTGCGCTGGACCGTTCTCGGATGCGTTCTGCTCGCCCTGGTCGGCATGCTCTGCATCGTCCTCAGCGGCTGGATGATCCGCGGTGTCGAAGCCCTGTGGGGCGGTCCGGCCCAAGCCGAGACCATGGGCACCACCGGCCAGTACTTCGACGCCGTCGGCGCGATGTTCTCGGGTTTCGCCCTGACGCTGGCCATCGTGGCGACGCTGCTGCAGCGCCGCGAACTGCGCGAGCAGCGCGGTGAGCTGGCGCTGCAGAGACGTGCCCAGGAGGAGCAGAACAAGCACCTGCGGATGTCCGCGGAGGCAGAGCTCCGCAACCTCCACGTGGACCTGCTGAGGATGTCGCTCCACGACGACTCCCTCGCCGAGTTCTGGGAATCGCCCGGCTACGACACCCCCGAACACCGCCGCCAGTTCCTCTATGCCAACCTCGTCTACTCGCACTTCTTCCTGCACTTCAAGCTGGGCCTGCGCAGTTACGAGGAGATGATCGGCCACATTCAGTCGGACCTCTGCCGAAGCTCGGTCTTCCGGGCCTACTGGCAGGCTTCCAGACGGGGCAAAGAGGTCTTGAAGCCCGGGTCAGCGGAACATCAGTTCGTCGCTCTGGTCGAGGAGGCGTTTCGACGCATGCCCGGCCCGGACAGAGGCGATGTTCAAGCGGCGTAGACCGCATTCCTCCCGGCGCCCACCCGAGCCGCGCAACCGGTGGATGGCCGAAAACGAGACACCGGCCCCCTGGGTCGGAATACTGTGGCCACGTCAACTCGTCCGTCCTTCTAGCCACCCTTTGGAGGGGTGGCACGGCCTCCAGACACCCGTTGGAGGGTTGGCGGTTTGCAGCCCCCCGGTGCATTCCTGAAAAAATGGCACATAACCGGAAGTCAGCTCAATTGCGCTGACCTTTTCGTCCCTACCCGATGGAAGACCACGGACTCGTGCACATCACCCGCCGTATCGGCGCATCCCCACGGGAGCGCGGCAGCCTGGGCAACAATTCCTGCCCGGACATCTTCGAGCTGGATGACGGCCGGTTCGCCGTGATCGGGACGGAGATGACCGCAGAGCTGGACCCGAGGCTCCCTCCCGACGCCTCGCGCGCCGACTACGAGCGGATCGTCGTCATCACCCGGGACACCCTGCTGCGGGCGAAAAAGGACATCCCGGACCTCTGACTCCACGCCGACGGGGCCCGTTGGGTGCGATGTTCGGTGTTGTTTCCGGACGGGCCCCTGGTGCGGGTGGTGTGTTCGCGTCAGACTGCTGAGTCATGAGGACTCGGGGCGGGGTTGTCGCAGCAGGTGTCGGCGCGGCGTTGGCGTTGCTCGTGGGAATGGGGAACGCGCAGGCCGCGACCGGGAGCTGGACGCAGACCGGAAGCAGTCTGCAGTCGACGCTGAGCGCGGGCGAGGGCGTGGCCACCAACGGCTCGTCGGTGGTCTACCGGGGTACGACGTCGATCCCGCTGTCCGTCGCCGCGCAGGGCTGGACGCACATCGGCGATCCCGACGTCGCCGGCGGGTACGTCTTCGACGCCTACCAGAGCGGCACGA contains the following coding sequences:
- a CDS encoding M16 family metallopeptidase; its protein translation is MTFHERPEPGPATPWAFPTPARGALPNGLTVLRCHRPGQQLVAVELVLDAPLTAEPREQEGVATIMARSFSEGTDTLDAEAFAAELERAGATLDAHADHTVVSLSLEVPNSRLERGLSLLADAVRAPAFPDAEVERVVANRLDEIQHERANPARRAAIALYAELFPADDRISRPRAGAAETVERIDAEAVRAFYRAHVRPATATAVIVGDLTAAGDVDGILERTLGAWQGDSAEPGVPAPVRAADPGERGRVVIVDRPGAVQTQLLIGRLGPDRHAPEWPAQVLGTYALGGTLTSRLDRVLREEKGYTYGVRAFAQPLRSGAEGQGRALLGISGSVDTPSTAPALADAWQVLRTLAAEGLTGEERDIAVQNLVGIAPLRYETAVAVCGTLADQVAQQLPDDYQAGLYQRMNDTTTEAATAAVVAGFQPDRLLTVLVGDASAIEEEVRALGIGEVTVVPA
- a CDS encoding M16 family metallopeptidase translates to MANPAPASGTGGPTISQHRLRNGLRVVLSEDHRTPVAAVCLWYDVGSRHEAAGRTGLAHLFEHLMFQGSKSVPGNGHFELVQAAGGSPNGTTSFERTNYFETLPAHQLELALWLEADRMGSLLTALDQASLDNQRDVVKNERRQRYDNVPYGTALERLVGMAFPEGHPYHHTPIGSMADLDAATLQDAQAFFRTYYAPNNAVLAVVGDIDPEQALAWVEKYFGSIPGHDGKPEPRSGAIPHGTLSGERREHVVADVPARALMAAYLLPQDGGREADAADVALTVLGAGESSRLYNRLVRRDRTAVTAGFGLLRLAGAPSLGWLDVKTSGDAGTDEIEAAVEEELARFAAEGPTEEELERAQAQLEREWLDRLDTVAGRADELARYAVLFGDPGLVDTAVGRLLEITAEEVREAAARHLVRDNRAVLTYEPGEEEDGPEGDTPDDTDTDGIDTDGTDTGGIDTDGSKTEGSKGDAA
- a CDS encoding DNA gyrase/topoisomerase IV subunit A; translation: MARRSSQSPPPEDFEERILDVDVVDEMQGSYLEYAYSVIYARALPDARDGLKPVHRRILYQAGEMGLRPDRAHVKSARVVGEVMGRLHPHGDQAIYDSLVRLAQPFSMRLPLIDGHGNFGSLGNDDPPAAMRYTESRLTAAALAMTDSIDEGTVDWAPNYDGSEQEPLVLPAAFPNLLVNGASGIAVGMATNMPPHNLGEVVAAARHLVKHPNADLSTLMKFVPGPDLPTGGRIVGLGGIQDAYETGRGTFKIRATATIENVTARRKGIVITELPYNVGPEKVISKIKDLVGSKKLQGIADVKDLTDRAHGLRLVIEVKNGFVPEALLEQLYKLTPLEESFGINNVALVDGQPLTLGLKEMLEVYVDHRFDVVRRRSEFRRTKRQERLHLVDGLLVALLDIDEVIRLIRESDNSADAKRRLMERFGLTDVQTQYILDTPLRRLTRFDRIELESEQERLRAEIAALTEILESDQVLRKTVSDELAAVAKQFGTPRRTVLDDGSGTAPAPITPADLQVADDPCRVLLSSTGLLARTASTEAGEGGGKRAKHDAVVSAVPATTRGEIAAVTTAGRAIRLTVVDLPQLPETSAAPNLAGGAPISEFVELAAGERVLCLTTLDESSPGLALGTRQGVVKRVVPDWPANKDEYEVVSLKDGDEIVGAMELRTGEEDLVFITSEAQLLRFPASSVRPQGRPAGGMAGIKLGPDAKVISFAAVDPTQEALVVTVAGTADGTLDGLGGTAKATPFDQYPRKGRATGGVRCQRFLKGEDRLVFAWSGPTPAYAATSTGAPAELPGRDPRRDGSGVPIAKPIAAVAGPA
- a CDS encoding DUF6082 family protein, coding for MAMSEEGATGAEHSRTADVSSHFSLLRWTVLGCVLLALVGMLCIVLSGWMIRGVEALWGGPAQAETMGTTGQYFDAVGAMFSGFALTLAIVATLLQRRELREQRGELALQRRAQEEQNKHLRMSAEAELRNLHVDLLRMSLHDDSLAEFWESPGYDTPEHRRQFLYANLVYSHFFLHFKLGLRSYEEMIGHIQSDLCRSSVFRAYWQASRRGKEVLKPGSAEHQFVALVEEAFRRMPGPDRGDVQAA